The nucleotide sequence CAAGATGGGCAAACTCTTCCGTTCCAATATCCGTGAGTAGCCCAACGACTTTATCAGGTATCGTATAGCGCTGATTTAAATAACGGAGGGCGGCTGCTAGCTCTCCATCAGCCCCACCATATTGCTCGACTAAAAATTTTGCTAACATCGGATTACATGTGCTTACTCTCACCGGGTACTGAAGTTTTTTCTCGTACGTCCACATCCACGAATCTCCCCCTTTTAGATTCTATATCTGCCACGGCCACGGTGCGTCGTTCCAGTCCCACGGATAACCGCTATAACTTTTTCCATACTGTTGCAGTGGTCCATAGATCTGTTCAACCTTATTTCTTAACGTCCGGCTTTGATAGGATAATTGGTTGAATTGGTTGATCGCTTCCGCATCGGTTGGGTGCGTATCAAGATAGAGAGTCAAGTCAACAAGAGCAAAGTCAACGGCCTGTAACTCCTCTAACAGTTGGTAAAATTCTTGTGGGAGCTGTTTTTGCGCCATTGTTATCCCTCCCTTTTTTCCTTATGTTGAATACCTTCATAAGGGTCATATAACGCTGGCCATAATGTTCCGGCATATAACGCTTCACGAAGCTGATATTGCTGCAATCCTTCAGGCTGAAATCCCATATAAAGGTGTGGAGGTGTTGAGTAGGCTTTCACCTTGATTGGCGGGCACGGGTCAAAGGGGCTTATATACGGATGGTAATATTTCCATCGGCTAAAATGTTGCATGATGCTCCTCCTTCGCTGTTGTATCTTGCTGCCATTTAGACTATATGCAGGGGACAGAATGAGTAGAACAGTAGAGTGTGGGCGGTTCCCCTGAGGGCTACGGATAAGCGCGGATCTTATACCTCGTTCGGGGTGTAACGGTTTCTCGGTCCCGGCGTTGCGGTCCCTCCTTCCGCTCTTTCCCATAAAAAAGAGGCACAATCATCTGTACCTCCAATACACTATAACGGGAATGTCCCTTTAAAAATCGTTTCCGCTGGTCCTGTCATAAGGACTTTCCCTTCGCTTGTCCATGTAATGTTTAAATCGCCACCAAGCAAATGAACAATGACCTCTTGATCACGCGCAACTTTTTCATTTAATGCCGCTGCGACAACGGCTGCACATGCCCCGGTACCACACGCTTGAGTAATCCCAGAACCTCGTTCCCACACGCGGAAGTGCAGTTCTTTTTCGCTGACGACTTCAACAAATTCAACATTGACCCATTCAGGGAAAAGCTCATGTTTTTCTAGACGCGGTCCTACGCTTGTAACAGGCGCCTCGTCAATGGTATCGACAAAAAAGATCACATGCGGATTCCCCATCGACACCGCCGTCATTGCTAACGTCTCCCCGTCTAATTCAAGCGGTTCAGCAATCACTTCTGCTTCAGGATCGCCAAGCATCGGTAAGTCCTTGCGCTTTAAGCGTGGCTCTCCCATATCAACAGTGACAAGGTCAACATTTTTTCCATCCTCTGTGTGGACAGTCGCCTCAACAAGCCCAGCTAATGTTTCTATTTTAAAGGTACGCTCATTTACATAACCATGCTCATACGCGAATTTTGCGACACAGCGTAGACCGTTCCCACAATTTTTTGCCTCAGAGCCATCGTTATTGAAGATTCGCATTTTCACCGGAGCCATTTCTGACGGACATACTAGAATCAAACCGTCCGAGCCAATACCAGTATGAACATCTGCTACCTTTACGGCTATGTCTGCTAAGCGCTCCTCCGGCAACGATTCTTTAAAAAGATCGACATAGATGTAATTATTTCCTAACCCATGCATTTTTGTAAA is from Desertibacillus haloalkaliphilus and encodes:
- a CDS encoding spore coat protein CotJB produces the protein MAQKQLPQEFYQLLEELQAVDFALVDLTLYLDTHPTDAEAINQFNQLSYQSRTLRNKVEQIYGPLQQYGKSYSGYPWDWNDAPWPWQI
- a CDS encoding spore coat associated protein CotJA — its product is MQHFSRWKYYHPYISPFDPCPPIKVKAYSTPPHLYMGFQPEGLQQYQLREALYAGTLWPALYDPYEGIQHKEKREG
- the dapF gene encoding diaminopimelate epimerase — its product is MEFAFTKMHGLGNNYIYVDLFKESLPEERLADIAVKVADVHTGIGSDGLILVCPSEMAPVKMRIFNNDGSEAKNCGNGLRCVAKFAYEHGYVNERTFKIETLAGLVEATVHTEDGKNVDLVTVDMGEPRLKRKDLPMLGDPEAEVIAEPLELDGETLAMTAVSMGNPHVIFFVDTIDEAPVTSVGPRLEKHELFPEWVNVEFVEVVSEKELHFRVWERGSGITQACGTGACAAVVAAALNEKVARDQEVIVHLLGGDLNITWTSEGKVLMTGPAETIFKGTFPL